The following proteins are co-located in the Podarcis raffonei isolate rPodRaf1 chromosome 5, rPodRaf1.pri, whole genome shotgun sequence genome:
- the RBP2 gene encoding retinol-binding protein 2 yields MPVDYTGTWVMVSNDNFEGYMVALGIGLATRKIANHLTQTKEIIQEGNHFKTKTLSTFRNYEVNYTVGEEFEEHTKGLDDRVVKTLVTWDGDKLICVQKGEKNNRGWKHWIEGDNLHLELTCEDQVCHQVFKKKN; encoded by the exons ATGCCTGTTGATTACACTGGAACGTGGGTGATGGTATCCAATGACAACTTCGAAGGTTACATGGTTGCTTTAg GCATTGGCCTTGCTACGAGAaagattgcaaaccacctgaCACAAACGAAAGAAATTATTCAAGAGGGAAACCATTTCAAGACGAAAACGCTGAGCACTTTCAGGAACTATGAAGTGAATTACACCGTAGGAGAGGAATTTGAAGAGCACACCAAGGGGCTTGATGACCGAGTGGTGAAG ACGCTGGTGACCTGGGATGGTGATAAACTAATCTGTGTCCAGAAAGGCGAAAAGAATAACAGAGGCTGGAAACACTGGATTGAAGGGGACAATCTGCATCTG GAGCTGACATGCGAAGACCAGGTGTGTCATCAAGTCTTTAAGAAGAAGAATTAA